In a genomic window of Methylophaga thalassica:
- the atpA gene encoding F0F1 ATP synthase subunit alpha, with amino-acid sequence MQLNSAEISDLIKKRIESFEGATEARTEGTVVGVTDGIVRIHGLADVMSGEMLEFPGNTFGMALNLERDSVGAVILGAYQHISEGDKVKCTGRILEVPTGEALLGRVVDSLGKPIDGKGDINAESSSPIEKVAPGVIARQSVDQPIQTGLKSVDSMIPVGRGQRELIIGDRQTGKTAIAIDTIINQKGTGVKCIYVAVGQKASSIANVVRKLEEHGALDHTIIVAASASDSAALQFIAPYAGCSMGEYFRDKGEDALIIYDDLTKQAWAYRQVSLLLRRPPGREAYPGDVFYLHSRLLERAARVNADYVEKETNGAVKGKTGSLTALPIIETQAGDVSAFVPTNVISITDGQIFLETDLFNSGIRPAINAGLSVSRVGGAAQTKIIKKLGGGIRLDLAQYRELAAFAQFASDLDEATRSQINRGQRVTELMKQKQYQPLSVAEMAVSLFAANEGFLDDVEVNKVGDFEAALLANMHSNQADLMATINETGNFNDDIAAQMKTAIESFKKTGSW; translated from the coding sequence ATGCAACTGAATTCAGCAGAAATCAGTGACCTGATCAAAAAGCGTATCGAAAGCTTTGAAGGGGCCACTGAAGCGCGTACAGAAGGTACCGTAGTCGGTGTTACCGACGGTATCGTTCGTATTCATGGCTTAGCAGATGTGATGTCAGGGGAAATGCTTGAATTCCCAGGTAACACGTTTGGTATGGCCCTTAACCTTGAGCGTGACTCAGTAGGTGCCGTTATTCTGGGTGCTTACCAACACATTTCAGAAGGCGACAAAGTTAAATGTACTGGTCGTATTCTTGAAGTACCAACAGGCGAAGCACTGTTAGGTCGTGTTGTTGACTCACTAGGTAAACCAATTGATGGTAAAGGTGATATCAACGCAGAAAGCTCTTCTCCAATTGAGAAAGTAGCGCCTGGCGTTATCGCTCGTCAATCGGTTGATCAACCCATCCAAACTGGTTTGAAATCAGTTGACTCTATGATTCCAGTCGGCCGTGGCCAACGTGAGCTGATTATCGGTGACCGTCAAACTGGTAAAACAGCGATTGCTATCGACACCATCATCAACCAAAAAGGTACAGGCGTTAAATGTATCTACGTGGCTGTTGGTCAAAAAGCGTCTTCTATTGCTAACGTTGTGCGTAAATTAGAAGAACACGGTGCCTTAGATCACACGATCATCGTTGCTGCTTCTGCATCAGACTCTGCTGCGCTGCAATTTATTGCACCTTATGCTGGTTGCTCGATGGGTGAGTACTTCCGTGATAAAGGTGAAGATGCTCTGATTATTTATGATGACTTAACTAAACAAGCATGGGCATACCGTCAGGTATCTCTGTTGTTACGTCGTCCACCTGGTCGTGAAGCTTATCCTGGTGACGTTTTCTACCTTCACTCACGCCTGTTAGAACGTGCTGCTCGTGTTAACGCGGACTACGTTGAAAAAGAAACTAACGGTGCTGTTAAAGGTAAAACAGGTTCATTAACTGCATTGCCTATCATCGAAACACAAGCGGGTGACGTATCTGCGTTCGTACCAACTAACGTTATTTCGATCACTGACGGTCAGATCTTCCTTGAAACTGACTTGTTCAACTCAGGTATCCGTCCTGCGATTAACGCGGGTCTGTCGGTATCTCGTGTTGGTGGTGCAGCTCAGACTAAAATCATCAAGAAGTTGGGTGGCGGTATCCGTCTTGACTTAGCTCAGTATCGTGAATTGGCAGCGTTTGCTCAGTTCGCATCTGATCTTGATGAAGCAACACGTTCACAAATCAACCGTGGTCAACGTGTTACGGAACTGATGAAACAGAAACAATATCAACCTCTGTCAGTGGCTGAAATGGCGGTATCGCTGTTCGCAGCTAACGAAGGTTTCCTGGATGACGTTGAAGTGAATAAAGTTGGCGATTTCGAAGCTGCTTTATTAGCTAATATGCATTCAAACCAAGCTGACTTGATGGCAACTATTAACGAAACCGGTAACTTTAATGACGATATTGCAGCGCAAATGAAAACTGCAATTGAGAGCTTTAAAAAAACTGGTAGCTGGTAA
- a CDS encoding F0F1 ATP synthase subunit delta, translating into MAEAITIARPYANAVFSIAQEKGELKAWSDLLAVLAQCVLEPEMQSIITSPAVSDEQAVDLLAEIAGDAMTADARNFLLLLAENNRLLLLTDITVLFEALREEAEKLMTADVISARPLTEEQAAKISAALKARLGRDITLNTTIDESLLGGAIIRAGDMVIDGSAVGKLNRLANAIT; encoded by the coding sequence ATGGCAGAAGCAATAACCATCGCTCGTCCCTATGCCAACGCGGTATTTTCTATCGCGCAGGAAAAAGGCGAGTTGAAGGCGTGGTCTGACCTGCTTGCGGTTTTAGCACAATGTGTTTTAGAACCAGAAATGCAATCCATTATCACTAGCCCTGCAGTAAGTGACGAGCAGGCTGTTGATTTGTTGGCAGAGATTGCTGGCGATGCAATGACAGCCGATGCACGCAACTTTCTGTTGTTGTTGGCAGAAAATAACCGTCTGTTATTACTGACAGATATTACCGTTCTCTTCGAAGCATTACGTGAAGAAGCTGAAAAATTAATGACTGCTGATGTAATTTCGGCACGTCCTTTGACGGAAGAGCAGGCCGCTAAAATTTCTGCCGCTCTGAAAGCACGTCTGGGCCGTGACATTACATTAAACACGACCATTGATGAAAGCTTACTGGGTGGTGCAATTATTCGAGCAGGCGATATGGTAATCGACGGTTCTGCCGTGGGTAAACTGAACAGACTGGCCAACGCTATTACATAA
- a CDS encoding F0F1 ATP synthase subunit B, with product MNINATIIGQMIAFAIFIAFCMKYVWPPIMQALEERKKKIADGLAAAERGRHEQELAEKRAQQVIHEAKEQANEIVAQATKRGNQIVDESKDNARVEGERILTAAKAEIEQEANRARDELKSQVGSIALAGASKIVGREIDEKAHTDLLDELVSQI from the coding sequence ATGAATATCAATGCAACCATCATAGGCCAGATGATCGCTTTTGCGATCTTCATTGCCTTCTGCATGAAGTATGTATGGCCACCTATCATGCAAGCGCTTGAAGAGCGTAAAAAGAAAATTGCTGACGGTCTGGCAGCTGCAGAGCGTGGTAGACATGAGCAAGAGTTGGCTGAAAAACGTGCACAGCAAGTGATCCACGAAGCGAAAGAGCAAGCGAATGAAATCGTTGCTCAAGCAACTAAACGTGGTAATCAAATTGTGGACGAGTCAAAAGACAATGCCCGTGTTGAAGGTGAGCGAATCCTGACAGCGGCGAAAGCTGAGATTGAACAGGAAGCAAACCGTGCTCGTGACGAGTTGAAGTCACAAGTTGGCAGTATTGCGCTGGCAGGTGCCAGTAAAATTGTCGGCCGTGAAATTGATGAAAAGGCACACACCGATTTGCTTGACGAATTGGTTAGCCAAATCTAG
- the atpE gene encoding F0F1 ATP synthase subunit C, whose amino-acid sequence MDMGLVYIAGALMIGLGALGAAIGVGLLGGRFLEAAARQPELVPMLRTQFFLVAGLVDAVPMIAVGLAMYVLFAVAG is encoded by the coding sequence ATGGATATGGGTTTAGTTTATATTGCTGGTGCTTTAATGATCGGCTTGGGCGCACTGGGTGCGGCTATTGGTGTTGGTTTATTAGGTGGTCGTTTCTTAGAAGCTGCTGCTCGCCAACCTGAATTAGTTCCAATGTTACGTACACAGTTCTTCCTGGTTGCTGGTCTGGTTGACGCGGTACCTATGATTGCTGTTGGTTTGGCTATGTACGTTCTGTTCGCAGTGGCTGGTTAA
- the atpB gene encoding F0F1 ATP synthase subunit A encodes MASETITTSEYIKHHLQNLTFGQKQVQIEPGVWAPNGDWGFATSAEEAAKMGFWAINVDTMFMSLLLGALMMWFFRSAAKKASAGIPTGMQNFAEMIIDFIDDTVRGSFSGGKNNLVAPLALTIFVWIFLMNLMDLLPVDLIPMAVAQGAAAMFGADPHHVFFKIVPSTDPNATLGMALLVFALMLFYSFKIKGTGGFLGELAFQPFGKWALPINLILETVTLLSKPFSLGLRLFGNMYAGEMVFILIATMYSAGIVMGSFAGLLQIGWAIFHILIITLQAFIFMVLTTVYLDMAHQEHH; translated from the coding sequence ATGGCTAGTGAAACAATTACTACATCAGAATACATCAAGCATCACCTTCAAAATCTGACGTTTGGTCAGAAACAAGTACAAATTGAGCCTGGCGTTTGGGCTCCGAACGGCGACTGGGGTTTTGCTACCTCAGCAGAAGAAGCCGCTAAAATGGGATTCTGGGCAATTAACGTCGATACGATGTTTATGTCTCTCCTATTAGGCGCTCTGATGATGTGGTTCTTCCGCAGCGCTGCTAAAAAAGCTTCTGCTGGTATCCCTACCGGCATGCAAAACTTTGCTGAAATGATTATCGACTTCATCGATGACACTGTGAGAGGGTCTTTCTCCGGTGGTAAAAATAACCTTGTTGCTCCCCTTGCACTGACCATCTTCGTCTGGATATTCCTGATGAACTTAATGGACTTACTGCCTGTTGATTTGATTCCAATGGCGGTGGCTCAAGGTGCTGCAGCAATGTTTGGTGCGGATCCGCATCATGTGTTCTTCAAAATCGTACCTTCAACTGATCCAAATGCCACATTAGGCATGGCGTTGTTAGTGTTTGCCTTAATGCTGTTCTACAGCTTTAAGATTAAGGGTACAGGTGGTTTCCTGGGTGAATTAGCCTTCCAGCCTTTTGGTAAATGGGCGTTGCCAATTAACTTGATTCTGGAAACCGTTACATTATTGTCAAAACCATTCTCGTTAGGTTTACGACTGTTCGGCAATATGTATGCCGGTGAAATGGTATTCATCCTGATTGCGACTATGTATAGCGCAGGTATTGTGATGGGATCTTTTGCTGGTCTGTTACAGATCGGCTGGGCGATTTTCCATATTCTGATTATCACGTTACAGGCATTTATCTTTATGGTGCTGACAACGGTTTATCTGGATATGGCACATCAAGAACATCATTGA
- a CDS encoding ATP synthase subunit I, translating to MEQLTRLQPLKRVVWWQVAMWALVVLFASWSSGFESAIAAGFGSIIAIINTLLMIWHILRAVETARADAERNLSRAYRCVAERWLNTIVMFTTGIILLEMNIVALMLGFTATQMMLFMGHTNRA from the coding sequence ATGGAACAGTTAACTAGATTGCAACCACTCAAACGTGTTGTGTGGTGGCAGGTTGCCATGTGGGCACTAGTTGTACTTTTCGCCTCTTGGTCAAGTGGTTTTGAGAGCGCAATTGCGGCTGGTTTTGGCAGCATCATTGCAATCATCAATACGCTCTTGATGATTTGGCATATCCTGCGAGCAGTGGAGACTGCAAGAGCAGATGCCGAGAGAAATTTAAGTAGAGCATACAGATGTGTAGCTGAACGCTGGCTGAATACGATTGTAATGTTTACCACTGGCATTATTTTGTTAGAGATGAATATTGTAGCGTTGATGCTTGGCTTTACAGCGACACAGATGATGTTGTTTATGGGACATACTAACCGGGCTTGA
- a CDS encoding methyl-accepting chemotaxis protein, whose product MSLLRRILSNPVSKQSLDDTQVMEVPVEEVAFSEDEKRFYRALQLVSSQTSQLSRQIFRALEVQDNFLSEISQRTSKLDAELNMANDYLNSSNSTVGALQSQIDVEVKEVNTSVSEAMEQISQTLAEKSHNVTDVLDGILEIGKGVNLLALNAAIEAARAGEHGRGFAVVADEVRRLASVTMEQAQQAAKQLDFTVVNDELQNISQTNKQRLDNFVEVIQAATAQLTQLFQSISDQLRLVMNNTAVIFETLDLSSGSMERIKGKNRIINDVVEEMSSGLDEIDIQNANIDKAIGAFDNTLKKLYLVPDAAHDQLDDILNRGKLRVAVEPNFVGLSFREKLGGPLEGLDIDYAKAFASYLGVECEFIEAPWDMCTELLTAGKKFGEPPADIVISALPPSAEYDNVAYSEAYTYLHWVLARRKGDKRINGVNDLDGKVLGIINDPAAFDLLEHRGVRWSSNENKPNGKVMLENLIAYSDQSRIHHCLADGVVDAFGVDLPIYHWASKNPASPWYNKIEIIPGNIAEQPYYYTMAVNAWASSYRLLAKANEFITWFKTQSERTAIEKRWQGEPVAGNISYRDEAGNLMGEEELKKLYLAHCEKFKLSPKGLALPTRLTQEVA is encoded by the coding sequence ATGAGTTTATTAAGAAGAATTCTTAGCAATCCTGTTTCTAAACAGTCACTGGATGATACACAAGTGATGGAAGTCCCTGTTGAAGAGGTGGCTTTTAGTGAAGATGAAAAACGGTTCTACCGAGCTTTGCAGTTAGTCAGCTCCCAAACATCCCAATTATCACGCCAGATTTTTCGTGCTTTGGAAGTACAAGACAACTTTTTATCTGAAATCAGTCAGCGAACAAGCAAGCTCGATGCTGAACTGAATATGGCAAATGATTATCTAAACAGCTCAAATTCAACGGTAGGTGCTTTACAGTCACAAATTGATGTTGAAGTAAAAGAGGTAAACACCTCGGTTAGTGAAGCGATGGAGCAGATCAGTCAGACGCTTGCCGAAAAATCTCATAATGTTACTGACGTGTTAGACGGTATTTTAGAAATCGGAAAAGGCGTTAATTTGCTAGCCTTAAACGCAGCGATTGAAGCTGCCAGGGCGGGAGAACATGGCAGGGGGTTTGCGGTTGTGGCCGATGAAGTAAGACGACTTGCTTCTGTGACCATGGAACAGGCTCAGCAAGCAGCTAAACAGCTTGATTTCACAGTGGTCAACGATGAATTACAAAATATCAGCCAGACCAATAAGCAACGGCTCGACAATTTCGTCGAGGTCATACAAGCTGCTACGGCACAATTAACGCAGCTATTCCAATCGATCAGTGATCAACTCCGACTTGTCATGAATAACACGGCCGTCATTTTTGAAACGCTGGATTTAAGCTCGGGTTCCATGGAGCGTATAAAGGGTAAAAACCGCATCATTAATGATGTTGTGGAAGAGATGAGTTCTGGTTTGGATGAGATCGATATTCAGAATGCCAATATCGACAAAGCGATAGGGGCTTTTGATAATACCTTAAAAAAATTGTATCTGGTGCCTGATGCCGCCCACGATCAGCTGGATGATATTTTGAACCGTGGAAAATTACGCGTTGCTGTTGAACCCAATTTTGTTGGTTTATCTTTTCGCGAGAAATTAGGCGGACCACTTGAGGGCTTGGATATAGATTATGCTAAAGCATTTGCTAGTTATCTCGGGGTAGAGTGCGAATTTATCGAAGCACCGTGGGACATGTGCACCGAATTACTCACAGCAGGTAAGAAGTTTGGTGAACCGCCGGCAGATATTGTTATTAGTGCATTGCCGCCATCAGCCGAGTACGACAATGTGGCTTATTCAGAAGCCTATACTTATCTTCACTGGGTGTTAGCAAGAAGAAAAGGGGATAAGCGAATCAATGGTGTTAATGACTTAGACGGTAAAGTATTAGGCATCATTAATGACCCGGCGGCATTCGATTTATTAGAGCATAGAGGAGTGCGTTGGAGCAGTAATGAAAATAAACCTAATGGAAAGGTGATGTTGGAGAATTTAATCGCTTATTCCGATCAGTCCAGAATACATCACTGTCTTGCTGATGGTGTTGTAGATGCGTTTGGCGTCGATCTGCCAATTTATCACTGGGCCAGTAAAAACCCGGCCAGTCCCTGGTACAACAAGATTGAAATTATTCCTGGCAATATTGCGGAACAGCCTTATTACTATACGATGGCAGTTAATGCCTGGGCATCAAGCTATCGTTTACTGGCAAAAGCCAATGAGTTTATTACTTGGTTCAAAACACAAAGTGAGCGTACAGCCATTGAAAAAAGATGGCAGGGTGAGCCCGTGGCTGGGAATATCAGTTATCGTGATGAAGCTGGCAATCTGATGGGTGAAGAAGAACTGAAAAAACTTTATCTGGCACATTGTGAGAAATTTAAACTGTCCCCGAAAGGACTGGCTTTACCAACGAGACTAACACAGGAAGTTGCCTAG
- a CDS encoding ParB/RepB/Spo0J family partition protein, whose product MSKKRGLGRGLDALLADVHQEENANLDDSLQHFPLDMIQPGKYQPRIDMSQESLEELADSIRAQGLVQPIVVRPIGEGKYEIVAGERRWRASRMAGLVEVPVLIRDVSDRSAIAMALIENIQRENLNPMEEANALFRLREEFEMTHQQAAEAVGKSRATVTNLLRLRNLNDDVKRMLENGDIEMGHARALLGLEGTVQSEAAKQIVEKVLSVRETEQLIRRILKPSPEKKAEPAVVQADIEELEKRIVNKLGKGISIKHRANGKGKLVFDYANIDELKNLMKQIGA is encoded by the coding sequence ATGAGTAAAAAAAGAGGTTTGGGACGAGGGCTAGATGCCTTGCTTGCGGATGTTCATCAGGAAGAAAACGCAAATCTAGATGATAGTTTGCAACATTTTCCTCTTGATATGATTCAGCCGGGCAAATATCAGCCACGTATTGATATGTCTCAAGAGTCTCTGGAAGAACTGGCCGACTCTATCCGTGCCCAAGGACTGGTTCAGCCAATTGTTGTTCGCCCTATCGGTGAAGGTAAATATGAAATAGTGGCTGGTGAACGCCGTTGGCGAGCATCCAGAATGGCGGGGCTTGTGGAAGTACCGGTATTAATTCGTGACGTTTCTGACAGAAGTGCCATTGCCATGGCCTTGATTGAAAATATTCAGCGTGAAAACCTCAACCCGATGGAAGAAGCTAATGCCTTATTCCGTTTACGTGAAGAGTTTGAAATGACCCATCAGCAGGCGGCTGAAGCGGTTGGTAAGTCTCGTGCTACGGTGACTAATTTATTGCGATTACGTAATCTTAATGATGATGTTAAACGTATGCTGGAAAATGGCGATATTGAGATGGGCCATGCCCGAGCCTTGCTAGGGCTTGAAGGTACTGTTCAATCAGAAGCGGCTAAGCAAATTGTGGAAAAGGTACTGTCTGTCAGAGAAACAGAACAGCTGATCAGACGCATTCTAAAGCCTTCACCAGAGAAAAAAGCTGAGCCAGCTGTCGTGCAAGCGGATATCGAAGAGCTAGAAAAGCGAATTGTCAATAAGTTAGGCAAAGGAATTAGCATAAAACATCGAGCTAATGGTAAAGGTAAGCTTGTCTTTGATTATGCCAACATTGATGAGTTAAAAAATCTGATGAAGCAGATTGGGGCATAA
- a CDS encoding ParA family protein translates to MGDIFAVTNQKGGVGKTTTTVNLAASLADYGKKVLLIDLDPQGNATTGCGLDKNQIENSSYEVIMAEARAVDAIIRPDEIGFDVMPTNADLTAAEVELLEIKLREHRLRLALESTRDKYDYILIDCPPSLSMLTVNALVAAQGVLIPIQCEYYALEGLSSLLKTIERVKQRANPNLEVTGLLRTMFDARNNLANEVSRQLISHFDAKVFHSIIPRNVRLAEAPSYGLPVLNYDRASRGSIAYMALASEFMRRQKQSAK, encoded by the coding sequence ATGGGCGATATCTTTGCGGTGACCAACCAGAAAGGGGGGGTGGGTAAAACGACCACAACAGTTAATCTGGCAGCGTCACTGGCCGATTATGGTAAAAAAGTCTTGCTCATTGATCTTGACCCGCAGGGAAATGCGACAACAGGATGCGGGCTGGATAAAAATCAGATAGAAAACAGCAGTTATGAAGTGATCATGGCTGAGGCGCGGGCAGTTGATGCCATTATTCGACCCGATGAGATTGGCTTTGATGTCATGCCAACCAATGCTGATTTAACGGCGGCTGAGGTCGAGTTACTGGAGATTAAGCTGCGAGAGCATCGTTTACGTCTTGCGCTTGAGTCAACACGTGATAAGTATGATTACATTCTGATTGACTGTCCGCCCTCATTGAGTATGCTTACCGTCAATGCGTTGGTTGCAGCACAGGGTGTTTTGATTCCGATTCAATGCGAATATTATGCACTTGAAGGTTTATCGTCATTACTGAAAACGATTGAACGGGTAAAACAGCGAGCCAACCCCAATCTGGAAGTCACCGGATTATTAAGAACCATGTTTGATGCTCGGAATAATCTTGCCAATGAGGTTTCTCGGCAATTGATTAGCCATTTTGACGCAAAGGTTTTTCACTCGATTATTCCAAGAAACGTCAGGTTAGCTGAAGCGCCGAGTTATGGATTACCTGTATTGAATTATGACCGGGCCTCTAGAGGGTCGATTGCTTACATGGCGCTAGCCAGTGAATTTATGCGACGACAAAAGCAAAGTGCTAAATGA
- the rsmG gene encoding 16S rRNA (guanine(527)-N(7))-methyltransferase RsmG, giving the protein MLEQSLLNQLKRGCELLGLTLADEQCQKLVAYVMLLHKWNKVYNLTSIREPEQMMARHIIDSLSVLPYITSISLLDVGTGGGLPGVPVAICQPQTRVTLLDSNSKKTRFLQQVKAELALDNVTVVHGRVEQVSLPKFAIITARAFASIDDIIQLAGSHCEEGGKLVLMKGTYPEEELAFESTDFHLHDVISLNVPECDGERHLVRLIKD; this is encoded by the coding sequence ATGCTTGAGCAAAGTCTATTAAACCAGTTAAAGCGTGGATGTGAGTTACTTGGGCTAACGTTAGCCGACGAACAATGCCAGAAACTTGTCGCTTACGTGATGTTGTTACATAAATGGAACAAGGTATACAACCTGACATCCATTCGCGAGCCTGAGCAAATGATGGCCCGTCATATTATCGATAGTCTCTCAGTATTGCCCTATATCACATCAATATCATTATTAGATGTAGGTACCGGTGGAGGCTTACCTGGTGTGCCCGTTGCTATCTGCCAACCGCAAACGCGGGTCACCTTACTTGATAGTAACTCAAAAAAAACGCGTTTTTTACAACAAGTCAAAGCAGAACTTGCCTTAGATAATGTCACGGTTGTGCATGGGCGTGTAGAACAGGTATCTTTACCTAAATTTGCTATTATCACGGCTCGGGCATTTGCCAGTATTGATGACATCATTCAGCTTGCCGGTTCTCATTGTGAGGAGGGTGGCAAATTAGTGCTGATGAAAGGCACTTACCCAGAAGAAGAATTAGCATTTGAATCTACAGACTTTCATTTGCACGATGTCATATCTTTAAACGTGCCTGAGTGTGATGGTGAAAGACATTTAGTAAGACTTATCAAGGATTAA
- the mnmG gene encoding tRNA uridine-5-carboxymethylaminomethyl(34) synthesis enzyme MnmG: MSFQDHYEVIVVGGGHAGTEAALASARQGVKTLLLTQNIETLGQMSCNPAIGGIGKGHLVKEIDAMGGIMAKAADRAGIQFRTLNSSKGPAVRATRAQADRIRYKAAVRAYLENQPNLYIFQQPVDDLVVENDRVVGVVTQAGLRFSAKAVVLTVGTFLGGLIHIGLQHHQGGRAGDPASIALSQRLRALPFRVDRLKTGTPPRIDINSINFSELTEQPGDTPTPVFSFLGKTEHHPRQISCFITHTNERTHDVIRNNLDRSPMYSGEIEGIGPRYCPSIEDKVVRFADRQSHQIFLEPEGLECGEVYPNGISTSLPFDVQYEIVRSMKGLENAHITRPGYAIEYDFFDPRDLHPWLETKHMAGLFFAGQINGTTGYEEAGAQGLIAGLNAGLQARGEEQWYPRRDEAYMGVLIDDLITSGTREPYRMFTSRAEYRLMLREDNADIRLTPIARQLGLVDDERWAVFNEKQDAVAKENARLDSYKFVPEKVDQERAEQVLGEKLNKVASAKELLRRPKVDYAGLLDLMGEEQDIADDVAEQVVIQAKYSGYIDRQQNEIERLQRHENTELPLDMDYKNVRGLSNEVREKLEQARPGNLGQAARISGVTPAAVSLLLVHLKRSGMSEAS; encoded by the coding sequence ATGAGTTTCCAGGATCATTACGAGGTCATCGTTGTTGGCGGTGGTCATGCCGGGACTGAAGCGGCTTTAGCGTCTGCACGTCAAGGTGTGAAGACACTACTATTGACGCAAAACATCGAGACACTGGGGCAAATGAGTTGTAATCCAGCAATCGGTGGCATTGGTAAAGGTCATCTGGTCAAAGAAATTGATGCCATGGGCGGGATTATGGCAAAAGCCGCTGACAGAGCGGGTATTCAATTTCGTACATTGAACTCCAGCAAGGGGCCAGCAGTAAGAGCGACACGTGCTCAGGCTGATCGTATTCGTTATAAAGCGGCAGTGCGGGCTTACCTGGAAAATCAACCCAACCTATATATATTCCAACAACCAGTCGATGATCTTGTTGTGGAAAATGATCGAGTTGTTGGTGTCGTGACACAAGCGGGTTTACGCTTCTCTGCTAAAGCCGTTGTGTTAACCGTGGGGACTTTCCTTGGCGGTTTAATTCATATTGGCTTACAACATCATCAGGGTGGTCGCGCTGGAGATCCTGCTTCCATTGCTTTATCCCAACGCCTGCGTGCTTTACCTTTTAGAGTTGATCGCTTAAAAACAGGCACACCTCCACGTATTGATATCAACAGTATTAATTTCTCAGAACTGACCGAACAGCCGGGCGATACACCGACCCCTGTTTTTTCTTTCTTAGGTAAAACTGAGCATCATCCTCGCCAAATCTCGTGCTTTATTACACACACCAATGAGCGAACTCATGATGTGATCAGAAATAATCTGGACCGCTCCCCGATGTATAGCGGTGAAATTGAAGGTATTGGTCCACGTTACTGTCCTTCAATTGAAGATAAAGTCGTTCGTTTTGCTGATCGTCAGTCCCATCAGATTTTCCTGGAGCCAGAAGGTCTGGAATGTGGTGAAGTCTATCCGAATGGCATATCAACAAGCCTGCCGTTTGATGTGCAATATGAAATTGTCCGTTCCATGAAAGGTTTGGAAAATGCGCACATTACCAGACCAGGTTATGCGATTGAGTATGACTTTTTTGATCCACGTGATCTGCATCCCTGGTTAGAAACCAAACACATGGCTGGATTATTTTTTGCTGGTCAGATTAACGGTACAACGGGTTATGAAGAAGCCGGAGCACAAGGTCTGATTGCTGGTCTTAATGCGGGTTTACAAGCGCGTGGTGAAGAACAGTGGTATCCGCGTCGTGATGAAGCCTATATGGGCGTACTTATTGATGATTTAATTACCTCCGGCACCCGCGAGCCATATCGCATGTTCACCAGCCGCGCTGAATATCGTTTAATGCTTCGCGAAGACAATGCGGATATTCGCCTGACACCAATTGCCCGTCAACTTGGGTTGGTAGATGACGAGCGCTGGGCGGTATTCAATGAGAAGCAGGATGCTGTCGCCAAAGAAAATGCCCGTCTGGACAGTTACAAGTTTGTACCGGAAAAAGTGGATCAAGAAAGAGCTGAACAAGTCTTAGGTGAGAAACTGAATAAAGTTGCTTCAGCAAAAGAATTACTGCGACGCCCGAAAGTTGATTATGCAGGACTGCTTGATTTGATGGGTGAAGAGCAAGATATTGCTGATGATGTGGCTGAGCAGGTGGTGATTCAGGCTAAATATTCGGGTTACATTGATCGTCAGCAAAATGAGATCGAACGTTTGCAACGCCATGAGAACACAGAATTGCCACTGGATATGGACTATAAAAACGTTCGTGGTTTGTCTAATGAAGTTCGTGAGAAACTAGAACAGGCAAGGCCAGGAAATTTAGGTCAGGCTGCACGAATTTCAGGTGTGACGCCCGCCGCCGTCTCACTATTATTAGTGCATTTAAAGCGTAGCGGAATGAGCGAAGCGAGTTAA
- a CDS encoding diacylglycerol kinase translates to MEKNRGIKRLLFALVYSWQGLISALKHEEAFRQEFFAFVFLTAISFYLDVTAVERLLMISSVVLVMIVEVLNSAIETVVDRVSTDKHKLSGRAKDYGSFAVLMTILIATATWLTILL, encoded by the coding sequence ATGGAAAAAAACCGTGGCATTAAGCGCTTACTCTTCGCTCTGGTCTACTCATGGCAAGGTCTCATCTCAGCCTTGAAACACGAAGAGGCCTTTCGTCAGGAGTTTTTTGCGTTTGTTTTTTTAACCGCTATCAGCTTTTATCTTGATGTCACAGCGGTCGAACGGTTACTGATGATTTCCAGTGTTGTTTTAGTGATGATCGTTGAAGTATTGAACTCGGCCATTGAAACTGTTGTTGATCGTGTCAGTACAGATAAACACAAATTATCTGGCCGAGCTAAAGACTATGGTTCTTTTGCTGTGTTAATGACCATCTTGATTGCTACTGCTACCTGGCTGACTATTTTGCTTTAG